CTGAACTTCAGCCGATCAAGTTTTGGTTTTGGAGGGGGCTTCGACACCGGACAGGATCGCCGGAACGAACTCTTTTCTGCGAGTGTAAGTCTTGGAAAACGTCTCAACTGGCCCGATGATTTCTTTTCACAGCAGACGGTTTTGACATTCAACCGATTCAATGTGCTGGGCTTCAGCGGAATTTTTGAGGATGGAAAGGCGGATCTGCTAACCGTACGGCACGTAATAGAGCGAAATTCAACCGATAACCCCATCTCACCTCGCCAGGGGTCAAAGTTCAATATCTCAGGAGAGGTTGCCCTCCCTGTTCCCGGCTTTAACCAGTTTTATAAACTGAAGTCACAATATCTGCATCACCACACCATTACCGGTAAACTTGTGATCAGTGCGGGTGCTGAATACGGGTATATGGGTTATTTTACCGATGTTAATCGGAGTAATTTCCAGAGATTCTTTCTCGGCGGTACAGCAATCCAGCAGAGACAGAATTTTCTGAACGACAACATCGACATGCGAGGTTTTCCGGGAGGCTTCAATGGAGTGATTTCACCCGTAGATGAAAATCAGAACCTGGTAGGTGGCCGCGTATACAGTAAATATTCATTTGAATTGCGATATCCTGCCGTTTCAAATGAACAGATACAGCTTATACCGTATGGATTCATCGATGCAGGTAATACTTTTTCAGACCTGAATCGCTTTGACCCGTTCAATGTGAAACGGGCAGCCGGTTTCGGTGCCAGAATATTCCTGCCCATTCTGGGTCTTGTTGACCTCAGCTACGGTTACAGGCTGGACGGTACTCCCGGTTCAAATGAAGGTCCGGGACTTGCTCCGGGCGAGTGGGAGTTTCTCTTCAATATCGGCGCTCCTTTTTAAACAAATGAAACCGGGTAATCAAACATATTATTCAATAGGTTTGCAGCTGCTCTCTGCGGCTCTGTTCATAGCAGTGATGAGCGACGGGACGGTTTATGCTCAGGACCAGAAAATCGGGTTTATCGACTCTGAAGTGATCCTTGAACGTATGCCCGAGTATTCAGGAGTCGAACAGCGACTCTCGAATCTGAGTGATACCTGGAATATGGAGATATCAGCACTTGAACAAGAGCTTGAAGAGCTTGAAACGGAATTTGAAGCGCGTGAAATTCTTTTTACTGAAGAGATTCGTGAGCAACGATTAGAAGAAATTAACCGAAAAAGAGACGAACTGAATCGTTACATCGAAGAGAAGTTCGGGCCGGATGGCGAATACTTTACACGGCAAAAAGAGCTTCTTGAGCCCATTCAAAGGCAGATATTTGACGCATTGACACTTGTGGCAAACCGCGGTCAGTTTGATTTTGTGTTCG
Above is a window of Rhodohalobacter mucosus DNA encoding:
- a CDS encoding OmpH family outer membrane protein yields the protein MKPGNQTYYSIGLQLLSAALFIAVMSDGTVYAQDQKIGFIDSEVILERMPEYSGVEQRLSNLSDTWNMEISALEQELEELETEFEAREILFTEEIREQRLEEINRKRDELNRYIEEKFGPDGEYFTRQKELLEPIQRQIFDALTLVANRGQFDFVFDRSQDTRFLFVRQQWNLTEDVMLELGIELAGN